The segment TGATTAACCAGGGTATCCATCCCAAAGCACCTACCTTCTCAGACCGTCTTACTCATAAGTGTTTTGCTGACCGAATTTTGCTGTACTACTATTATTTCACGAAACATCTAAGAATAAACCTGGAGATTCATAGTTTCAGATCAACGGATCAGCAGGATTGCTGTAGGAATTTGCATGTGCAATCAACCGGCTGCGGGGTTTGATTTCAGGGAGGAAGTTGGTACTGAAGGCTTTCCGACCAGGGATTCATCTGAGGGTATATTACGAGACTGGTCAAGATCGTATCTATCCCGAAACAATCCTTTTAAAGTCCAAACCGGAAACACCATGAATGGCGTTTCCGGTTTTAGCTTGGCGGGTTATTAGGTTTTTGGTGAGCACAAATGTTGCATCTTTACAATGGAGTGTTTGTAACCTTCCGGCATAGGCAGGTTCTCCCACTCATTCCGGTTAAACCAACCGTACTCCGTATGTTCATCACTTAGTGTAAAGGGGGCGAGGTCTGAGCATTTGCAAACATATGTAACAATTAAAACTTGCTTTTCCGGTAGTACCTCATAAACCCAAACATCTACCAGTTGACCAACCGTACCGATCAGATTACACTCTTCCCTTACCTCACGGAGAAGGCATTCCTCAGGTGTCTCACCGGGATCCAACCTGCCTCCAGGCAATTCCCATGATCCTCTCTCATTGCGCAACAACAAAACCTGATCCTCTTTCCTTACGATCCCTTTGATGGAAACGGGAAGATGCACAAGGTTTCACCTCTGACTGGGAATGTACTTGCAGTCCTTTTGATGCCACCCTGACAGGAGTGTATCGTCCTGTTTGCGGTACTAGCTTCCCAAGGCAGCCAAGGGTTGTGCTTTCAGCTTCCTTCCTTTTCCCTGGGGAACACACATGGGAGTTCCAAACAAAGGGTCCCGGATAACTTTGCAGTCCATTTGAAAAACTTCTTGAACCATTTTTTCGCTGATGATTTGTTCCGGTGGTCCTTGAGTGTGAACGGCTCCTTGGGAAATTGCCACCATATGATGGGCATAGCGACAGGCCAGGTTCAAATCATGGAGAACCATGACGATGGTACGACCGTCGGATTCATTCAAGTCAAAGAGCAGATCCAGGACCTCTATTTGATGGGTCATGTCCAGATACGTAGTCGGTTCGTCTAGCAGGATGGTATCCGTCCCCTGTGCCAAGGTCATGGCAATCCAAGCCCGTTGCCGCTGCCCACCGGATAAAGAGTCGACAGGACGATGGGCCAGCTCCTTCATCTGGGTAACAGCAAGGGCCCATTCCACCATTTCCTCGTCTTCCCGGGACCATTGTTGAATCCAGCTTTGGTACGGATAGCGGCCTTGTTTGGCCAATTGCATAACAGTCAACCCCTCAGGTGCCACAGGACTCTGGGGAAGAATAGCCAGTTGTCTGGCTGTTTTTTTTGTGGATTGTTTGGCGATATCTTGACCATGGAGCAAGATCCTTCCTTGTTGTGGCTTTAACAGACGGGCCAGAGACCGGAGTAGGGTGGATTTTCCACAACCATTGCTGCCTACCAATACCGTGATTTTTCCTTGAGGGATGGCCAGATTAAGATCCTGGATGACAGGAGTTGAACCATAGGACAGAGTTAACTGATCGGTTTTCAGAGTCGGGTTCATGATCAATCCTCCCGGTTTTTATAAAATCAGTGAACTTTAGCGGTACGGTAAAGAAGATAGATTAAAAAGGGTGCCCCTAACACAGCCGTAAATAGACCTGCAGGCAAATCCAAGGGACTGAAAGCGGTTCGGCCGATCCAGTCTGCCACTGTTACCAGGATGCCTCCTATCACTCCGGATACCGGCAACAATGAGCCGAAGGAAGGACCGGTTAACAGCCGGGCTATATGAGGCGCCATCAAACCGACGAAGGCGATGGGGCCGGAAGCCGCCACAGCAGAACTGGCCAGGGCCACGCTGACTAAAACAAGTAACAGCCGTTGACGTTGCAGTGAATTTCCCAATCCGACAGCGATGGATTCCCCCATTTGCTGGACATTCAACTGCCGAGTCAATATCAGAGACAGGGGAATCAAGATAAAAAACCAGGGTAAGAGGGTCCAGACTGTATCCCAGGAACTGGCATACACACTTCCTGCCAACCATACGATGGCTTGGTTAGCAGCATATAAAGGACTCAGGATCAAGAGTAAAGTGGTTAATCCGTTGGCGGCGGAATTAACTCCAACCCCAATCAAGACAAGGCGAAGGGGGGAGACTCCCTTTTTCCATGCCAATACGTAAATCATAATGGCAGCACATGCTCCGCCGATAAAAGCCCCTGCAGGTAACCATGTCACACCAAGACGGCTGAACAGAGTCAGAAAAGCGACTGCGGCAACGGAAGCGCCTCCAGTAATACCGATAATGTCCGGAGAAGCCAGAGGATTACGCATGATTCCTTGTAAGATCGCTCCGGAAACAGCGATGGAAATCCCCACAAGCAGAGCGGTCAGAACCCGGGGAAGACGAAGGTTCAGAACAATCATCGTATCCCCAGGATCGCCGAAACCTGTCAGGGATTTGATAACATTCCAGGGAGAGATATTCATCTCTCCGGTACCGATACTCAACACCACTACGATCAGGCATAAAAAAGTCAACAGGACGAGGGAAGTGAGGGCACGAATATCGATTAAGAAAGAGATGGATGGACGGCGTAGTCGGATGCTGAAGTGTCGATTCCTCACTCTTTGATACTCCTTCTGGCGATATAGATGAAAAAGGGAACACCGATCAAAGCCGTTATGACTCCCACGGGTACTTCGTCGGAGAGGGATTGGGAGCCCAGACCGGACAGGAGCTCAATGATGGGTCCCCCTGGCATGATCAAGTAGCGGGCGCCGATATCCGCCAGTAAAAGAAAGATGCCTCCAAGAACAGCAGAGTAAGGAATGATCCATTGATAATTGCTTCCTACCAATGAGCGGGCCAAATGAGGAATAACTAGCCCGACGAGACTGATGGGGCCGGCGATGGCTACAGAGCCTCCTGCCAAAAGGATTACAACGGCAGCCGTCAGTAGTTTGACCCATCCTGTTCGTTGTCCCAATCCCTTGGCTACACTGTCTCCCATCACCAATGTGTTAATGGGCCGGGTGATGAGGAGAGCCAGTACCCAGGCAACCAGAAAAAAAGGAAGAACATCCACCAGATGGTCCAACTTTCGACCGACGATGGAGCCTGACATCCAGTAAAGGATTTCATCCAGGGTTTTTTCATTGATAATCAGGACTCCCTGGGTAAGGGTATGAAAAAACGCAGTAATGGCTGCACCGGCCAGTGTCAGTTTCAAGGGAGTAAGCCCGCCACGGCCCAGGGTACTCAACCCATAAACGATGCCCCCACTGATTGCCGCACCCAGAAACGCCACCCAAGTGAGAGCAGAATAAGAACTGATGGAAAGATAACCAGATGCCAATACGACAAATAACACGGCCCCGGCATTAATGCCCAAAATACCGGGTGAAGCCAGGGGATTTTGAGTCAAGGCTTGCATGAAAGCTCCGGCAATTGCCAGGCTGGCTCCGACACAGACGGCGATAAGGGCTCTGGGGAACCGGGTGGATATCACGATCAATTGTTCCTTCGTGGGGTCAGTCGCCCCGTAGGCTTCCCACAGAGACTTCCAGTCAATTTGGGTCAATCCCAACTTGATACTTCCCAGAAAACACAGGATCAGTAGAGCCAATCCAAAAAAGAGTCCTACCCATCGAGAAAAGGTATGAGACAAGATTTGCTGGAACATGTTTATCTCCTAATCAATCATCCAAAAGTATTGATCCTTAGTGTCATGATAATCATTATCAGTTAGATCGTCAACGGAACAACCGTTTTATTTTCAGACCCAAACCGAAACCGCAATTTGGTTTTTATGGCAACCCTTCCGTTCCGGACAGCCGGTATGAGGTTGGGGTACATGTCCCTCTTAACAACTTGGAATCCTGCTGGGTAACTCACTCCCTCATGGGCTTTCTCGGTTGCTTGTTACTGACAGCCTTTCTCTTGAGGGTATACATCCAAATGACAGTCATCTTTCATCGTTTTACTTCCTCGGACATTCCCCCTCTACATAAACGTTTCATCATCCACTGACGGCGAAACAACAATATTCTCGAACAAAGTCGGGATTCACCTGTCTGGAATCCGGGTAACCGTTACTACCACGGTATTATACGATAGAGGCGCATACGATGATGGTTTTCCGAAAAATATTGCAGATCTCATAGATGATTCAACAGGATCAAGATTGACAAAGGGGAAAAATTCAAGGAAAGTTGTAAAGATTGATCTGTTATGAAGCTGTGACCAAGGGACTCTCTTCTTAATTCCTGTGTGATCTATTTCTGGGATAGACAGGTACGGGAGTGTAGAAATAGGGGGAATTGTTTGTGTCAGCAGTGGAATCACAGTGGGCAATCATTTTACAACTTAATTAAGGGAGAGGTTTTTTTTGAAAAGGTTTTTATCCGTCGGTCTGATTTTTTTGATGTTGGTTTTGGCAGCATGTAATAACGGGACTTCAGAAGCCCCGGCTTCTTCCTCATCCTCTTCTTCTTCGGAAGACGAAAATCGTATCCCGGCGAAACTGATCAAACATGTGGATGGTGATACCACAAAGTTCAAAGTGGAAGGTAAAGAGGAGACGGTTCGATATTTGTTAATCGATACGCCTGAGACTGTACATCCCAAGAAAGAAGTAGAGCCGATGGGGCCGGAAGCGAGTGATTTTGTCAAAAAGATGCTTACTCAGGCAGATCGAATCGAGCTGGAGTTGGATGTGTCTGAGCGGGATAAATATGGTCGACTGTTGGCATATGTTTATGCAGACGGAAAGTCGGTTCAGGAAGAGTTGCTGAAAAATGGACTGGCTCGAGTGGCGTATGTGTATCAGCCCAATGTTAAGTATGTGGACCGTTACAGAGAAATACAAGATGCTGCGAGGAAAAAGGAAGTAGGGATCTGGCAGTACGAAAACTATGCTACTGATAAAGGATTTGATGCTGATGCAGTGGATACGAATCAGGAGAAAAAGTCAGGCAATGAGAAGGAAAAGTTTGTAGCAAGCAAAAACAGTGATGTTTATCACAAAACGGACTGTTCAGATGTCCCAAAGATCAAACCGGAAAATCGAATCTATTTTGAAACCGAGGAGGAGGCAAAAAAAAGCGGGAGAGAGAGAAGCCGGACTCCAGGGTGCTGGGATTAGAATCTTGGCAAATCCACAGATGATAAGGAAAAGGGAATTACCAAAAACCACAGCTTTGGGATTGGGGGCATAACCCAATCCCGTCATTTGTAGTATCATGGTCAGGGACCGTACTTTTGTGGGTTGCAGAGAAGGCAGAAGGGGGGCATGAGTTGTCCCTTTTTGGTATATGGTATAATAAGGGACAATCACTATGAAACTGTTTATCGATAATCATCGTTGCATGGGGTGAGTCAATCCTGCCGTGTTCTCAATCAGGATTGGATGGAGAAGAGGTGGAAGGATATGATGGATCGCGTGGCTCATTTTAGCGGTCTGACTGATCAGGAATGGCTTGGTCTGAGACCAGCAAGGGTTGAAAGGAAAAGCATACTGTTTGTATCTGAAAACTTCGGATCGGGTCACACCAGGGCAGCAGAGGCGCTGGCCAGGGGAATTGAGGAAGCGGATCCCCGTGTTCAGGTGCAATTAGTGGAGTTGGGACGGGAGTTACGTCCCCAGGTAAGCCAGGCACTCCTGTATTCTTATTTGGGAGTGATACAGAAAGCTCCCAAATTATGGCGAAAAGTATACGGCCGCCATCACCAGCGGTCCTTTCCGCGCTGGATGGAGTGGTGCCTGCACCAGACCCTGTATTCCCATCTGTCGGAATACGTCCAACAATTTCAGCCACGGGTAGTGGTATCCACACATCCTTTCGCCAGCGCGGGAATTGCCCGCATCAAGAAAGAAGGCTATCCGATTCGATTGTGTACAGTGATCACGGACTTTTCCGCCCACGGTTACTGGGTAAACGGGGAAGTGGATTTATATTTGGTACCCTATGAAGGAGTAAGGGATCAATTAATTGAAATGGGAGTGAATCCCCGATGTATTGCCGTTACAGGCATCCCCACAGATGATCGCTTTTGGAAAGGTAAAAAAACCCAGGATGCACGGGCCCATTTGCAACTTAAAAATATGCCCACGGTATTGATATTAGGCGGAGGATTGGGGATGGGTCGGACGGAAGATCTGGTGCGTATGGCGGCAAAATGGAAAGAACAATTGCAGATTGTCGTATGTACCGGACGGAATCAAAAGCTGTTGAACTCCCTCAAGCAGAAAGAAGAGTTTCATCATCCCCATATCCATCTGAAAGGATATACAGAGGTTATGGCTGATTGGATGGATGCTGCAGATATCATTTTGACCAAACCGGGTGGGATGACTTGCAGTGAAGCAATCGCCAAGGGGAAGCCGCTTCTTTTGTACGGCTCCATCCCTGGTCATGAAGAAAAGAACAGTCAGTTTATGGTTCGTAACGGTTTGGCGAAACAAGTGTCAACGGAGGAGGATCTGGATTGCTGGCTCCACCAATTGTTGACCGATAAAAACTGTTTGGTCGGTGTTCGGGAAAAAATGCTGCATTGGAGAAGGCAAATACATCCTTCCAAAAGTGTTCAGGCCGTTCTGGATTTGCTAACTCCCTCATCGGGCTACTGACTTCCTGATATATCCGCACATCCTTTTTTTGTATGATCTTGTTCTTTTGAAGGGTCCCGGATATAATGCTATAGTACTTTATTTTGGATAGGGGAGTCTTTTGATTTGAGAATGGACTCGCAACAAACGTCTTCTGCGGAAAAATGGATACAATTTATATATATATCGATTTTATTTTCTCCGATCCTTCCGGGAGTCGCATTACTTGCCCTTGGCTTGGCTACCCCCTTCTTTCTTAAGGGGAAATGGGTAATAAAAGGCTGGCCGGAAGGAGTTTTTCTGGGATTTGTCTGCTTGTCTCTCATCAGTTGGCTCTTTAATCCGTATCTTTTGTTTGACTGGATTCCCATCGGTTTGATCCCCATTTTATTTTTCAGTTTATATTATCTGTTAACAGTGTGGATCAAACAGATCCTCGACTGGTCATGGCAACAAGTCCAACAGATATATATCCAATTTTGGTATGTGGGTTTCTATGTGGCGGCGGTAACCATTTTACAGCGGGTGGGTCTGATCCCGACGGAGAAAACACCCTTGTTTTATGTATTGGGTTTTTATCCGATGCAACAAGCCGAGTCTGTTCGCAGTATAGGAACGGCCTCAAACTCCAACCTGGCTGCGGCGATGTTGATTTGTTTAGCATTGCTCAGTATTTATGCTGTATCCATTTTAAAAGCGAACTGGCATAAAGTAGGTGCATTCGGTGCTTTTATTTTGTTTTGTATTGCCATTTGGTGCACCGGTTCACGAGGGGCTTGGGTGGGATTGGTGCTGGGATTACTGGTTCAAGTATGGATGACAGGGAACCGGAAACGGGCGGTCCTTCTCTTTACAGGCCTGGTGATACTCAGCTTTGTTATCTACACCAATAAAACCCTGATTCCCAGAGAAGAGACCCTCTTTGCTACATATGATGTCAGAGTTCGGGTTTGGCAAAACTCATTTGCCATCTTTCAGGATAATTGGTTGTTTGGTGTTCTTCCCCTCCACTTTGGTGAGTTGTTTGAAAAAATGACAGGGGAATATTTGTTCCACGCCCATAATGTTTTTTTGGGGATTGCGGTTGAATACGGTATTTTTGGGTTGTTACTCTTCGTTGCCCTGATCGTAGTTACAACCCATCGGGCACGCCGATGGCGAAAGTCAGCCAACACCAAGGAAGAAAAGCGTCTTGCCGGTGTATTGATCTCCCTGATCTTTGCCCTGTTGGGACATGGTATGTATGATTATCCCATTATTGCCCCGCAGATCGGGCTGATTTTTATGCTGGCGGTTATTGTAATCCATCAGCAGTATGAACGACGTTGTCTACACCGGCCCAAGTGGGCTGATAAAACGGTGCAGGAATGAATCATTGTCACTTTGAAACTTAATAAAAGAGGTGAAGAAGCAGCGTGAGGACGCGGCTTCTTTTTGTTGGGAAGGAAAAGTGAATGATGTTTCAGACCTGTTGAATAACCAGAAAACAAACAGACCTCTAAACAAGGAGTCGTGTTCCGAAAAGTGATGTTTGTACTGCCGGCACTTGGGGCCGGATGGGCCGCCGCCCCGGAACGGAAGATG is part of the Kroppenstedtia pulmonis genome and harbors:
- a CDS encoding NUDIX hydrolase, which produces MHLPVSIKGIVRKEDQVLLLRNERGSWELPGGRLDPGETPEECLLREVREECNLIGTVGQLVDVWVYEVLPEKQVLIVTYVCKCSDLAPFTLSDEHTEYGWFNRNEWENLPMPEGYKHSIVKMQHLCSPKT
- a CDS encoding ABC transporter ATP-binding protein, with protein sequence MNPTLKTDQLTLSYGSTPVIQDLNLAIPQGKITVLVGSNGCGKSTLLRSLARLLKPQQGRILLHGQDIAKQSTKKTARQLAILPQSPVAPEGLTVMQLAKQGRYPYQSWIQQWSREDEEMVEWALAVTQMKELAHRPVDSLSGGQRQRAWIAMTLAQGTDTILLDEPTTYLDMTHQIEVLDLLFDLNESDGRTIVMVLHDLNLACRYAHHMVAISQGAVHTQGPPEQIISEKMVQEVFQMDCKVIRDPLFGTPMCVPQGKGRKLKAQPLAALGS
- a CDS encoding FecCD family ABC transporter permease → MRNRHFSIRLRRPSISFLIDIRALTSLVLLTFLCLIVVVLSIGTGEMNISPWNVIKSLTGFGDPGDTMIVLNLRLPRVLTALLVGISIAVSGAILQGIMRNPLASPDIIGITGGASVAAVAFLTLFSRLGVTWLPAGAFIGGACAAIMIYVLAWKKGVSPLRLVLIGVGVNSAANGLTTLLLILSPLYAANQAIVWLAGSVYASSWDTVWTLLPWFFILIPLSLILTRQLNVQQMGESIAVGLGNSLQRQRLLLVLVSVALASSAVAASGPIAFVGLMAPHIARLLTGPSFGSLLPVSGVIGGILVTVADWIGRTAFSPLDLPAGLFTAVLGAPFLIYLLYRTAKVH
- a CDS encoding FecCD family ABC transporter permease, which produces MFQQILSHTFSRWVGLFFGLALLILCFLGSIKLGLTQIDWKSLWEAYGATDPTKEQLIVISTRFPRALIAVCVGASLAIAGAFMQALTQNPLASPGILGINAGAVLFVVLASGYLSISSYSALTWVAFLGAAISGGIVYGLSTLGRGGLTPLKLTLAGAAITAFFHTLTQGVLIINEKTLDEILYWMSGSIVGRKLDHLVDVLPFFLVAWVLALLITRPINTLVMGDSVAKGLGQRTGWVKLLTAAVVILLAGGSVAIAGPISLVGLVIPHLARSLVGSNYQWIIPYSAVLGGIFLLLADIGARYLIMPGGPIIELLSGLGSQSLSDEVPVGVITALIGVPFFIYIARRSIKE
- a CDS encoding thermonuclease family protein translates to MKRFLSVGLIFLMLVLAACNNGTSEAPASSSSSSSSEDENRIPAKLIKHVDGDTTKFKVEGKEETVRYLLIDTPETVHPKKEVEPMGPEASDFVKKMLTQADRIELELDVSERDKYGRLLAYVYADGKSVQEELLKNGLARVAYVYQPNVKYVDRYREIQDAARKKEVGIWQYENYATDKGFDADAVDTNQEKKSGNEKEKFVASKNSDVYHKTDCSDVPKIKPENRIYFETEEEAKKSGRERSRTPGCWD
- a CDS encoding MGDG synthase family glycosyltransferase, which produces MMDRVAHFSGLTDQEWLGLRPARVERKSILFVSENFGSGHTRAAEALARGIEEADPRVQVQLVELGRELRPQVSQALLYSYLGVIQKAPKLWRKVYGRHHQRSFPRWMEWCLHQTLYSHLSEYVQQFQPRVVVSTHPFASAGIARIKKEGYPIRLCTVITDFSAHGYWVNGEVDLYLVPYEGVRDQLIEMGVNPRCIAVTGIPTDDRFWKGKKTQDARAHLQLKNMPTVLILGGGLGMGRTEDLVRMAAKWKEQLQIVVCTGRNQKLLNSLKQKEEFHHPHIHLKGYTEVMADWMDAADIILTKPGGMTCSEAIAKGKPLLLYGSIPGHEEKNSQFMVRNGLAKQVSTEEDLDCWLHQLLTDKNCLVGVREKMLHWRRQIHPSKSVQAVLDLLTPSSGY
- a CDS encoding O-antigen ligase family protein, with the translated sequence MDSQQTSSAEKWIQFIYISILFSPILPGVALLALGLATPFFLKGKWVIKGWPEGVFLGFVCLSLISWLFNPYLLFDWIPIGLIPILFFSLYYLLTVWIKQILDWSWQQVQQIYIQFWYVGFYVAAVTILQRVGLIPTEKTPLFYVLGFYPMQQAESVRSIGTASNSNLAAAMLICLALLSIYAVSILKANWHKVGAFGAFILFCIAIWCTGSRGAWVGLVLGLLVQVWMTGNRKRAVLLFTGLVILSFVIYTNKTLIPREETLFATYDVRVRVWQNSFAIFQDNWLFGVLPLHFGELFEKMTGEYLFHAHNVFLGIAVEYGIFGLLLFVALIVVTTHRARRWRKSANTKEEKRLAGVLISLIFALLGHGMYDYPIIAPQIGLIFMLAVIVIHQQYERRCLHRPKWADKTVQE